DNA from Capsicum annuum cultivar UCD-10X-F1 unplaced genomic scaffold, UCD10Xv1.1 ctg80732, whole genome shotgun sequence:
AGGGtagataaatgaaaaaaatgtgaaattccttttgattttattttccttgatgagagtcatgttcaaaataaaatatgctCACCTCATGTATTGATTGCTACAAAATGCATGAAATAGAAAACACTAAATGAGCATATGCTTGTGCTTCAATAAAGTTGTGTTTGAGGCTTTGAgcaaagttattttatttttgggcaGGGACTGGGGATGATATGGTATGAAACACATCGCGAAAGAATTAAAGCATTGTTTGGGGCATTGGCGTTATTAACTGTTGGTAAAGCTGGACGAGATGTCACATTGAAAGCATTTCTTGCTGATTAACTATGGAGATCTAAAGAGGAACAAAACCTAGCCCTATTCTTTACATTTTCAACGTTGTTAAAGCAGCAAACTTAAAGAGACATCTCGATTATCCAGTTTCTCCTAGTCAGTTGTTCAAGAATTACAGTAAAAGTGACACACAGATTCTTCCTCATATTCCATTCCTCAGGTACCATCTATAACCTGCCCTCCCCTAGTGGCCGAGCCAGGAATTTTAGTCTATGGGTTCTAAATagattatttatacatattaaatgaaatttttaaatacaaatacaaggtTTTAGCCACATGCCACAAGTTTAAGGTTTGCTCTGCCTCCCTTTACTACTTCAATCAACGTACTTCCTTGTCTTAAGAGGTAGAAAATTAGAAGTTCTTTATCTACTTCACAAACTTATTTTATGAGACATTCAAGCTGAAATAATGGAAGAGGTGCCAATTGACATCTCgactatataaaatattttaattttaacccTCCATAATATTTTGAGGTCATTCATATTCTTGTCGCTAGCAAGTACCTTCCCTTTAATTTAAAGAAGCTCCATTGTAGATTGCACACGTCAACATACACTGAGGAAAAAAATCCAAATTTACCCCTTTACTATTGGTCGTAGCTTAAATTTACCATTTGTTATTCTTCTGGTTTGAGTCCCGTTAAGGTCTAACACAAATACGAGGCAATTTTCTAACAATAAGGGTAGCATTACCGTAAAGTATAACGGAAGGTAAAGTTAAGATAGTTCCTATAgtataggggtatttttgaccttTTATTGGCTTGAAAAAACTAAAAGATGTGTGTATACCACTAGTTTTGAGTCTCACAAACACTTTGAGTTAATTTAACCACACATTTTCTAAATTGCAGATGGTTGGACAGAGCCGGGATTGTGGAGCCATCACCTCCTTGTCCAGCATCAACAGAGCAAGCGGAAACTGCAGGCAGACTTTTTGAGGTAGCAAAGGTGAGGGATGTGAAGCGTTTGATAAGTATGTTTCCTCTTTGGTCGAGTTTTTTTGTATACAGTCTCGTAGAGGCTACAGCAAGCACATTCTTTTACGTACAAGCTGAATTCATGGATGACCATCTTGGGAAGATATCCCACGTCCCAATAGTAGTTTTTGTTATCATCAAGACCTCTACAAGTTCCATTGTAGAAATCATATGTGAATTGCTCAAGAGAAAAGGAAGTGCACCACGACGTCCTCCACTGTATAGAGTTGTACTTGGAATGTTGTGTTCTTTCTTTTGTTGTCTAACTGCTTGGCGGGTCGAAGTTTACAGGCGTGGTGAACTGGAAGTATGGTTGGACGACTATAACACCGAGCAGTAcactaataaaattagttttgtTTTGGCTAACACCTCAATTCTTCTTGGTTGGCCTTATGGATGGACTTTCGTCGAGTGGGCTCCAAGATTTCTTTGAAACTCAAGTTTGTGATTCAATGAAAGGGTATGGGCCAGAATTCAGTAAATTTGTCACTGGCATTGGCAAATTCTTTAGTGTGATCAGCATCCTCATTTTCAGACCCTGGTTTAAGGAAGATGTAAACAAAGTCGTTTGGACAAGTACTATGCTATGTTAATGGTTCCTACCTTCCTTAACTTTTGCTTTTGCTGGTTTGTGAGCAACTGGTATGCCAATCAGCAGCCCCATGACATTGACATGGACATAAACATTGCTCAAGAATTAGGAGATGTTGCCCAAGAAGTTTTGAAAAATCATAATTCGGGCTTTGACATTGCTCATCAAGAATTAGAAGATGGTCCAGTAGAAATCGTGACAAATTATGAACATTCGACTCCATCTATCAATAACTGATGTTACATAACACAACCTAAATGTACTAAACGTTCGCCATTTTTTGTGTAATGATTCTTGTAATTTAGACCTCCAACAGCGAGCCGAGCATATCAACTATGATTTTCAatagacataatacataaacgtGCCACATGACCACGAGACTGGTAAAGTTACTGCCTTGTAACCAGGAGGCCACGGGTTCGagccttggaaacagtctctgacagaatgcaaggtaagactgtgtAAAATACACCTTTGTGGTGGGGCCTTTCACCGGACACCGCGcgtagcggtagctttagtgcaccaggctgccctttttttttttttttataatacataaatgtgtcTTTTAACTTAGCGTCATCGAACCCTTATTTCAATCTTTTATCACACAATGTGGATAACTCACCCATAGCCATTTTATCAAGGAGAAGATAGATAGGAGTCCGGATTGTAAAGGACAACTTTTTTCGTCCAAAATTCTAAAGGGgcatataaaaattgaaaaatttcaaATGGGATAAGAAAGATGAAGGCTCACACCTTGTTCTTAAAAGGTTAACAACATTAGCTAATGGTACACTGCAAGGCGGGGGAGACTATTTTTTTACCTTAGAAGGTAAAAAAAGTCTTAGGCCATACCCTTTGACTGACCACTTAACGGTGCATGCATGCTTTTTCATAGCGTTTATAACAATATATGTACtgtaaaatttttgaatatttccGGATAACTTTCTTACGTTATTAATTTGTCACTGCATATGTTTACTTTCTATCAAAACTAGAGTAGCATGACTTGTGTCAGCTCGGGTCCAATATtaagatattttaattatgtacgaTAAGTTAACTTGATGTCAAGTCGAATTATgacatattaactacttgatgatattttttaaagaatCGAGTCTCACAAGATAATTGTGTAtagtttatttatataaataacaaaattcggtgcattttgaagtttagatctttaatcatatgataaagggttat
Protein-coding regions in this window:
- the LOC107862315 gene encoding protein NRT1/ PTR FAMILY 5.6; protein product: MRKARKRWFKHVKRGTKPSPILYIFNVVKAANLKRHLDYPVSPSQLFKNYSKSDTQILPHIPFLRWLDRAGIVEPSPPCPASTEQAETAGRLFEVAKVRDVKRLISMFPLWSSFFVYSLVEATASTFFYVQAEFMDDHLGKISHVPIVVFVIIKTSTSSIVEIICELLKRKGSAPRRPPLYRVVLGMLCSFFCCLTAWRVEVYRRGELEVWLDDYNTEQYTNKISFVLANTSILLGWPYGWTFVEWAPRFL